One window of Treponema denticola genomic DNA carries:
- a CDS encoding uracil-DNA glycosylase: MKAEEKKTLYTFFRTASEYLSGFKTDEEYPDFADTVLPEMAIPDTSLPETEGAGGLTIPLSDTDSENGLETLEKVYAQIASCKACRLCERRHNTVAGEGPCEFSNFDNKIEVMVIGEGPGADEDAQGRPFVGKAGQLLDKMLAAIELYRTHNCYITNVVKCRPPNNRDPLPDETAACRNYLNAQIALIKPKAILVVGRVALQNLLETQEGIGKMHGKFFEYQNIPLMATYHPSALLRDVNLKRPAWEDLKLFRSRLNELTQQID; this comes from the coding sequence ATGAAAGCCGAAGAAAAAAAAACATTATACACATTTTTCCGCACTGCCTCGGAATATCTATCGGGTTTTAAAACCGATGAAGAATATCCAGATTTTGCCGATACCGTTCTCCCGGAGATGGCTATCCCCGATACCTCTCTACCGGAAACGGAAGGAGCGGGCGGCTTAACAATTCCTTTGAGCGATACGGATTCGGAAAACGGCCTTGAAACTCTTGAAAAGGTCTATGCTCAAATTGCTTCCTGTAAGGCCTGCCGTCTATGCGAGAGGCGGCATAACACGGTTGCAGGCGAGGGGCCTTGCGAGTTTTCCAATTTTGATAATAAGATAGAAGTAATGGTCATAGGCGAGGGGCCGGGCGCCGATGAGGATGCACAAGGCCGCCCCTTTGTCGGTAAAGCCGGACAGCTTTTGGATAAGATGCTTGCCGCCATCGAATTATACCGCACCCATAATTGTTATATCACAAATGTTGTAAAGTGCAGACCGCCCAATAACCGCGACCCTCTGCCCGATGAAACGGCTGCGTGCAGAAATTATTTAAATGCCCAAATTGCCTTGATAAAGCCTAAGGCGATTCTTGTAGTTGGGCGGGTAGCTCTTCAAAACCTCTTGGAAACCCAAGAAGGAATAGGCAAGATGCACGGCAAGTTTTTTGAATACCAAAACATTCCGCTGATGGCGACCTATCACCCAAGTGCCCTTTTGAGGGATGTTAATCTAAAACGGCCTGCATGGGAAGACTTAAAACTCTTCCGTTCCCGCCTCAACGAATTGACTCAACAAATTGATTGA
- the priA gene encoding replication restart helicase PriA: MAKWLTLAFNLPLYQSFTYKNIEESGGSLVGKRASVQLGSRNLIGFIIEESDVFPKDSPVGEDKIKPIKRVVDKETIFGQAQIELASWISHFYICSFGEALSAILPSGKREVSFENLKWGAEFEDKNFSLSDEQKEAVEKIVNSNKKEFFYLYGLTGSGKTEVFLKAAEKIIAEGKAVIYLVPEIGLTHQVISAAVKRFGSQAAVLHSGLTGSERLNQWMRIRRGEALMIVGARSAVFAPAENIGLIIIDEEHDASYKSGSVPRYHARQTAMYLAVKHNCPVVMGSATPSLEAWNMIQNKKIKLLSLSKRLAGGSLPQIEIENISGLKGALSDRLISEIRKTKNEGKQTILFLNRRGFSHIFRCRSCGYEMLCKNCSVPMTFHKSENVMKCHYCGMQARPPSLCPECNSLDIGYAGVGTEFIEEEVSRSFPDCTIARIDTDTVSKKNSLESRLKDFKDGKIDILLGTQMIAKGLNFPKVRLVGIILADTGLQMPDFRAAERSFALITQAAGRAGRFSEDGLVIIQTLKPNHPSIVCAKNHEYEKFYEYELGQRKLLDFPPFKRLIRLVFRSKDLKKAELAAEGAANILKYILSSQNKDEAEIMGPSECVLSMIAGNHRQQILLRSSNFPLIQNAASRFVKEYKPMTGIYIEVDTDPVNLM, encoded by the coding sequence ATGGCAAAATGGCTGACTCTTGCCTTTAATCTTCCCCTCTACCAAAGCTTTACCTACAAAAACATAGAAGAATCAGGCGGGAGCCTTGTCGGGAAAAGGGCTTCGGTTCAACTCGGCTCAAGAAATTTGATAGGCTTTATAATAGAAGAATCCGATGTGTTTCCTAAAGACAGCCCTGTGGGAGAAGATAAAATAAAGCCGATTAAACGAGTGGTCGACAAGGAAACAATTTTCGGGCAGGCACAAATAGAACTTGCCTCTTGGATTTCGCACTTTTATATTTGCAGCTTCGGCGAAGCTCTCTCCGCAATTCTTCCTTCGGGGAAAAGAGAAGTTTCCTTTGAAAACTTAAAATGGGGAGCCGAATTTGAAGACAAGAATTTTTCTCTTTCCGATGAACAAAAAGAGGCCGTCGAAAAAATCGTAAACTCAAACAAAAAAGAATTCTTTTATTTATACGGCTTAACCGGTTCAGGGAAGACGGAAGTTTTTTTGAAGGCCGCCGAAAAGATAATCGCAGAAGGCAAGGCCGTCATCTACCTTGTTCCCGAAATAGGGCTTACCCATCAGGTCATAAGTGCGGCCGTAAAACGCTTCGGCTCTCAGGCTGCCGTTTTGCACTCAGGCCTTACGGGAAGCGAAAGGCTCAACCAATGGATGAGGATAAGGCGGGGAGAAGCCCTTATGATTGTCGGGGCGAGGAGTGCCGTTTTTGCTCCTGCCGAAAACATAGGCCTTATCATAATCGATGAAGAACATGATGCTTCCTATAAGTCGGGCTCCGTGCCCCGCTACCATGCCCGCCAGACGGCGATGTACTTGGCCGTCAAGCATAATTGCCCCGTGGTAATGGGCTCTGCAACTCCATCGCTTGAAGCGTGGAATATGATTCAAAACAAAAAAATCAAGCTCCTTTCCCTTTCAAAAAGACTTGCAGGCGGAAGCCTTCCTCAAATCGAAATAGAAAATATTTCCGGCTTAAAGGGAGCTTTGAGCGATAGGCTTATAAGCGAAATACGCAAAACCAAAAATGAAGGAAAACAAACAATTCTTTTTTTGAACAGGCGGGGCTTTTCCCATATTTTTAGATGCCGTTCCTGCGGCTATGAGATGCTTTGCAAAAACTGTTCCGTGCCGATGACTTTTCATAAAAGTGAAAATGTAATGAAGTGTCACTATTGCGGAATGCAGGCAAGGCCGCCTTCTCTTTGCCCCGAATGTAATTCCCTCGATATAGGCTATGCCGGTGTCGGTACGGAATTTATCGAAGAAGAAGTTTCCCGCTCCTTCCCCGACTGCACGATTGCGAGGATTGACACCGACACCGTTTCTAAAAAGAACAGTCTTGAAAGCCGCTTAAAAGATTTTAAGGATGGGAAAATAGATATCCTCCTCGGAACACAGATGATAGCAAAGGGCTTGAATTTTCCGAAAGTAAGGCTTGTCGGAATTATCCTTGCGGACACGGGCCTTCAAATGCCCGACTTTAGAGCCGCCGAAAGGTCATTCGCTCTTATCACTCAGGCAGCAGGAAGGGCAGGGCGGTTCAGCGAGGACGGGCTTGTCATTATTCAAACACTAAAGCCTAATCATCCTTCGATTGTTTGTGCAAAAAATCACGAGTACGAAAAGTTTTATGAGTATGAACTCGGGCAAAGAAAGCTCTTGGATTTTCCGCCCTTTAAGCGTCTGATTCGTTTGGTCTTTAGAAGCAAGGACTTAAAAAAAGCCGAGCTGGCCGCAGAAGGTGCTGCGAACATTCTAAAATATATTCTATCTTCACAAAACAAAGACGAAGCCGAAATAATGGGACCCTCGGAATGTGTTCTATCGATGATAGCCGGAAATCACCGCCAACAGATTTTGCTCCGCTCTTCAAATTTCCCCCTAATCCAAAACGCCGCCTCCCGTTTTGTAAAAGAATATAAACCTATGACAGGCATCTACATCGAGGTCGACACCGATCCGGTCAATCTTATGTGA
- a CDS encoding DUF3791 domain-containing protein, with the protein MDRITDKNSLEFAIFCIENIALKLKKDGSEVYTALAEKSSLLFDYILPNYDILHTQDKDYIVNDILEAAKEKGIKI; encoded by the coding sequence ATGGATAGAATAACGGATAAAAACAGCCTTGAATTTGCAATTTTTTGTATAGAAAATATTGCCCTTAAACTAAAGAAAGACGGCAGTGAGGTATATACAGCTCTCGCGGAAAAAAGCAGCTTATTGTTTGATTATATCTTACCGAATTACGATATACTGCATACGCAGGATAAAGATTATATTGTAAATGATATTCTTGAAGCTGCAAAAGAAAAAGGTATCAAAATATGA
- a CDS encoding DUF3791 domain-containing protein: MTAHPILLQKKYARIVALYAEKTGVSLSSALKKFYHSNVYKLMSQGISDMHCMSDDYLVEELLSEK; encoded by the coding sequence ATGACGGCTCATCCTATTTTGTTACAAAAAAAGTATGCACGCATTGTAGCCCTCTATGCCGAAAAAACAGGAGTGAGCCTATCTTCAGCTCTTAAAAAATTTTATCATTCTAATGTGTATAAATTAATGTCGCAAGGAATTTCGGATATGCACTGTATGAGCGATGATTACCTTGTAGAAGAGCTGTTGAGCGAAAAATAG
- a CDS encoding ATP-binding protein — translation MSNTRKMPIGIQSFEKLITNDFFYVDKTEYIWDLVQNPAPYFLSRPRRFGKSLLLSTLKAYFLGQKELFKGLAIEKLEEAEKGKHEIWQKYPVLYLDFNLAKYETRDDLESLLNVNLSLWEKEYGTEKAETTFSSRFAGIIRRAYEKTGKQVAVLIDEYDKPLLQTMWKDEALNETYRTILKGFYGIIKSSDQYVRFAFLTGVTKFSKVSIFSDLNNLRDLSLLSGYSAICGISQEELETGFQPEIKALAENNNLSYEETLFKLKQRYDGYKFSEDGKNMYNPFSLLNVFADGTMRNYWFATGTPTFLVEYLKKAYYNIPDLDGNVKMNEAGLETYRAESINPLPILFQSGYLTIKDYDSEFELYRLGFPNDEVRYGFLYNLLPAYTSITDDKTGFSIMEFTKAVREGNVDFFMEKMKGIISGIPYDALTEKDLALREQNYQTAVYLVFALMNQFVHTEVHCTTGRADCIVELKDKVYIFEFKLASNGTAEDAAAQNAVNQIKEKNYAGKYSGSGKQIIAVGASFDEQKRTIKDWIVDHLYY, via the coding sequence ATGAGCAATACACGAAAGATGCCGATAGGCATTCAAAGTTTTGAAAAACTTATAACAAACGATTTTTTCTATGTTGACAAAACCGAATATATATGGGATTTGGTTCAAAATCCGGCTCCATATTTTTTAAGCCGGCCGCGCCGATTCGGGAAAAGCCTCCTTCTTTCTACATTAAAGGCCTACTTCTTAGGGCAAAAAGAGCTCTTTAAGGGCTTGGCTATCGAAAAACTTGAAGAAGCCGAAAAGGGAAAACATGAAATCTGGCAGAAGTATCCGGTACTCTATTTGGATTTTAATCTTGCAAAATACGAAACAAGGGACGATTTGGAAAGTCTTTTAAATGTAAACCTTTCTTTATGGGAAAAAGAATATGGAACCGAAAAGGCAGAGACAACTTTTTCAAGCCGATTTGCGGGTATTATCCGCCGTGCATACGAAAAAACCGGCAAGCAGGTTGCCGTTCTCATAGATGAATACGATAAACCACTCCTTCAAACAATGTGGAAGGACGAAGCTCTAAACGAAACCTACCGCACAATCCTGAAAGGCTTTTACGGCATTATTAAAAGTTCCGATCAATATGTCCGCTTTGCATTTTTAACGGGAGTTACAAAGTTCAGTAAGGTAAGCATATTCAGCGATTTAAATAATTTGCGGGATTTAAGCCTTTTGTCCGGTTATTCCGCCATTTGCGGTATTTCCCAAGAAGAACTTGAAACGGGTTTCCAACCTGAAATTAAAGCCCTAGCAGAAAATAACAACTTGAGCTATGAGGAAACTCTTTTCAAATTAAAACAAAGATATGACGGCTATAAATTTTCGGAAGACGGAAAAAATATGTATAATCCTTTTAGCTTGTTAAATGTTTTTGCCGATGGAACAATGCGCAACTATTGGTTTGCAACCGGCACCCCGACTTTTTTGGTTGAATACTTAAAAAAGGCTTATTATAATATTCCCGACCTTGATGGAAACGTAAAAATGAACGAGGCCGGTTTAGAAACTTATAGGGCAGAATCAATCAATCCATTACCCATACTCTTCCAATCCGGCTATCTTACGATTAAAGATTATGACAGCGAATTTGAACTTTACCGTTTAGGCTTCCCCAATGATGAGGTACGCTACGGCTTTTTATATAACTTACTTCCTGCCTATACTTCAATCACCGACGATAAGACGGGGTTTTCTATTATGGAATTTACCAAGGCTGTAAGAGAAGGGAATGTCGATTTCTTTATGGAAAAGATGAAGGGAATAATTTCGGGTATTCCCTACGATGCCTTAACCGAAAAAGACCTTGCTCTGCGTGAGCAAAACTATCAAACCGCCGTTTATCTTGTGTTTGCTCTTATGAATCAATTTGTGCATACTGAGGTTCATTGCACAACAGGCCGAGCCGACTGCATTGTAGAATTAAAAGACAAGGTTTATATTTTTGAGTTTAAGCTTGCCTCAAACGGAACGGCTGAAGATGCTGCAGCTCAAAATGCAGTAAACCAAATTAAAGAGAAAAACTATGCAGGTAAGTATTCCGGAAGCGGTAAGCAAATAATAGCCGTAGGTGCAAGCTTTGATGAACAAAAAAGAACAATCAAGGATTGGATAGTCGATCATTTGTATTACTAG
- the uvrC gene encoding excinuclease ABC subunit UvrC, which translates to MAEITTREKLHTIALSAPKTSGVYLWKDKAGTVIYVGKAKSLKNRLSSYFTSNRDIKTRILVSRAESIEYIQTENEYEALLLENTLIKKHKPRYNINLKDGKTYPVLKLTNEEFPKVYRTRNIKNDGSKYFGPFPNVSAVDMFLALIKHNYTLRQCKRLKKRETPCLYFHIGRCKAPCCGKISAEEYGKDIEEITLLLEGEMEDVSGTLKEKMKEAAEKKEFEKAARLRDGIQAVYALRGQNIVQDMDPESRDYIAWAFEGAMVSIAVLKMRNGRLVGRDLYRSHSLKEEGEILSEFISAYYTSANEVPPKIFIPQAAEGNALIEKWLNEELHAKTRISIIPLEKESLAAEERSAADSLTEIEEAASKTIGYAVKEPAPSAAQEEKLNLSPAEIKHHKAALKMARFNAKEDAMRRLREQGDFAAVEDLQKRLNLPCLPQRIEGFDIAHLGGTFTVAALISFKEGNPDKKNYRIFRLKNTDGVIDDYASMREVIARRYTRLLNEGADLPDLILIDGGIGQVNAASKIVNAIDLGIPVIGLAEKNEEVYFPHNSEPVILPRRSDALRLLQRIRDEAHRFSNTRNNKLRRANKLKTEFENLPHIGKKRAHVLLKTFGSTENLKTATAQTLSETAKISFKQAEEVLDAVRGECTD; encoded by the coding sequence ATGGCGGAAATTACTACGCGTGAAAAACTGCATACGATTGCTCTCTCGGCTCCGAAAACGAGCGGGGTTTATCTTTGGAAGGATAAGGCCGGAACGGTCATCTATGTCGGGAAGGCTAAATCTTTAAAGAACCGCCTCAGCTCTTATTTTACATCGAACCGGGATATTAAAACCCGAATTCTGGTTTCCCGTGCCGAGTCAATCGAGTACATTCAAACCGAAAACGAGTATGAAGCCCTCCTCTTGGAAAATACTCTAATCAAAAAGCATAAGCCGAGATACAATATAAATCTAAAAGACGGAAAAACCTATCCCGTCTTAAAATTAACCAATGAAGAATTTCCGAAAGTTTACCGCACTCGGAACATTAAAAATGACGGCTCAAAATATTTCGGGCCGTTTCCCAATGTTTCGGCCGTCGATATGTTTTTAGCTCTTATAAAACATAATTATACCCTGCGTCAATGTAAGCGATTAAAAAAACGGGAAACTCCCTGCCTTTATTTCCACATCGGAAGATGCAAGGCTCCCTGCTGCGGCAAGATAAGTGCAGAAGAATACGGTAAGGATATAGAAGAAATTACCCTGCTTTTGGAAGGCGAAATGGAAGATGTTTCCGGCACTCTAAAAGAAAAGATGAAAGAGGCGGCAGAAAAAAAAGAGTTTGAAAAGGCCGCCCGTCTCCGCGACGGAATACAGGCAGTCTATGCTCTTCGCGGACAAAACATAGTTCAAGACATGGACCCCGAAAGCCGCGATTATATTGCATGGGCCTTTGAAGGAGCCATGGTCAGCATAGCCGTTTTAAAGATGAGAAACGGACGGCTTGTCGGCCGCGACCTTTACCGTTCGCACAGCTTAAAAGAAGAAGGAGAAATTTTATCCGAATTTATATCGGCTTATTACACTTCGGCAAACGAGGTTCCGCCTAAAATATTTATTCCGCAAGCAGCCGAAGGAAACGCCCTCATCGAAAAATGGCTTAACGAGGAGCTTCATGCAAAGACAAGGATAAGCATTATTCCATTAGAAAAAGAAAGTCTTGCAGCAGAAGAAAGATCAGCAGCAGACAGTCTTACAGAAATCGAAGAAGCGGCTTCCAAAACAATCGGCTACGCCGTTAAAGAGCCTGCACCTTCGGCTGCCCAAGAAGAAAAGCTGAATCTTTCTCCGGCTGAAATTAAACACCACAAGGCAGCTTTGAAGATGGCTCGCTTTAATGCAAAAGAAGATGCTATGCGCCGCCTAAGAGAACAGGGAGATTTTGCCGCTGTTGAAGACTTACAAAAAAGGCTTAACCTGCCCTGCCTTCCGCAGCGTATCGAAGGCTTCGACATTGCTCACCTCGGCGGCACATTTACGGTCGCTGCCCTGATTTCTTTTAAAGAAGGAAATCCCGACAAAAAGAATTACAGGATATTCAGGTTAAAAAATACTGACGGCGTAATCGATGACTATGCTTCGATGAGGGAAGTAATAGCCCGCCGCTATACCCGCCTTCTCAACGAGGGAGCCGACCTCCCCGATCTAATTCTTATAGACGGAGGCATCGGGCAGGTAAATGCTGCAAGCAAAATTGTAAACGCCATCGATCTCGGCATTCCGGTTATCGGCCTTGCCGAAAAAAATGAAGAGGTTTATTTTCCTCACAATTCGGAGCCTGTCATCTTGCCGCGAAGAAGCGATGCCCTCCGCCTTCTCCAAAGAATCCGTGATGAGGCACACCGCTTTTCAAACACAAGGAACAATAAGCTCCGAAGAGCAAACAAACTTAAAACCGAATTTGAAAACCTTCCCCACATCGGCAAAAAAAGAGCCCATGTTTTGTTAAAAACCTTCGGCAGCACGGAAAATCTAAAAACGGCAACAGCCCAAACTCTTTCCGAAACCGCAAAGATTTCTTTCAAACAAGCAGAAGAAGTTTTGGATGCGGTGAGGGGCGAGTGTACGGACTAA
- the selA gene encoding L-seryl-tRNA(Sec) selenium transferase, whose amino-acid sequence MAKENTNPLAKIPQVEKLLNEDILKNTAALIGRPFVVKKASEYLEDIRKKARAGGDVPSLKACAEGINKLCRPIIRTKITPVINATGIILHTNLGRSPLPENIWDRAKETASGYSSIEMDLRDGNRGKRFEFLNDCMSLLTGAEDALILNNNAAAVFLMLKALAGGKEVIVSRGQQVQIGGGFRIPEILEMAGCKLIEVGTTNITSLKDIQKAINENTAMVLWVHTSNYKIRGFTEQPSISEIKAILPQNIILAVDQGSGNLSLNVPEEPTVYSIIKEGADLVCFSGDKILGGPQAGWIAGKKELVQTVAKNQLMRTYRVGRAVASLMQECLILYLNGGESAAQRALLLDQKKIKKRAEKIIASLKSGAGELVQKNFSLGGGSTPDTGFSSWAVKLNTKRPCEKLKTNLREMQIPIIGFIEEDSFYIHPASIEEKYDEYVIESLNKCL is encoded by the coding sequence ATGGCAAAAGAAAATACAAATCCGCTTGCAAAAATTCCGCAAGTCGAAAAACTTTTAAATGAAGATATATTAAAAAACACGGCGGCTCTTATCGGAAGGCCATTTGTCGTAAAAAAAGCCTCGGAGTATTTGGAAGACATACGCAAAAAGGCAAGGGCCGGAGGAGATGTTCCTTCACTTAAGGCTTGTGCCGAAGGAATAAACAAACTTTGCAGACCCATAATCCGCACAAAAATTACGCCCGTAATAAATGCAACGGGAATAATCCTCCATACAAACCTCGGCCGCTCTCCCCTGCCTGAAAATATTTGGGACAGGGCAAAGGAAACGGCTTCGGGCTATTCTTCTATAGAAATGGATTTGCGGGACGGAAACCGCGGAAAGAGGTTCGAGTTTTTAAATGACTGTATGAGTCTTTTGACCGGAGCCGAAGATGCCCTCATATTGAACAACAATGCGGCGGCTGTTTTTTTAATGTTAAAGGCTCTCGCAGGCGGAAAGGAAGTCATAGTTTCCCGCGGCCAGCAGGTTCAAATAGGCGGAGGCTTCCGTATCCCCGAAATTTTGGAGATGGCAGGCTGTAAGCTCATCGAGGTCGGCACAACAAATATCACAAGCCTTAAGGACATTCAAAAAGCAATAAACGAAAACACGGCCATGGTGCTTTGGGTTCATACCTCAAACTATAAGATACGGGGCTTTACGGAGCAGCCTTCAATTTCAGAAATCAAGGCTATCCTTCCGCAAAACATAATCCTCGCAGTGGATCAGGGCTCGGGAAACCTATCCTTAAATGTTCCCGAAGAGCCTACGGTTTATTCTATTATAAAGGAAGGAGCGGATTTGGTTTGCTTTTCGGGAGATAAGATTTTGGGAGGGCCGCAGGCAGGCTGGATTGCCGGCAAAAAAGAACTTGTCCAAACCGTAGCTAAAAATCAGCTCATGCGCACCTACCGGGTAGGGAGGGCAGTAGCAAGCCTTATGCAGGAATGTCTCATCCTCTATTTAAACGGAGGAGAATCGGCAGCTCAAAGGGCTCTCCTTTTAGACCAAAAGAAAATAAAAAAGCGTGCCGAAAAAATAATTGCAAGTCTAAAAAGCGGAGCCGGCGAATTGGTGCAAAAAAACTTTTCCCTCGGAGGAGGCAGCACCCCCGACACGGGCTTCAGCTCTTGGGCCGTAAAACTAAATACAAAAAGGCCTTGCGAAAAACTAAAAACAAATTTACGCGAAATGCAGATTCCGATAATAGGCTTTATCGAAGAAGACTCTTTTTATATTCATCCTGCAAGTATCGAAGAAAAATACGATGAATATGTAATCGAGTCTTTAAACAAGTGTTTGTAA